One part of the Gammaproteobacteria bacterium genome encodes these proteins:
- the nuoD gene encoding NADH-quinone oxidoreductase subunit D → MAEIKNYTLNFGPQHPAAHGVLRLVLELDGEVVQRADPHIGLLHRGTEKLFESRTFNQGIGFMDRMDYMSMLCNEHAYVLAIERLLGIEAPLRAQYIRVMFDEITRILNHLLFFAAHGLDIGAMTMFLYCFREREDLLDCYEAVSGARIHTQYYRPGGVYRDLPDSMPQYQPSKWNSQKDLDRINANRQGTMLDFLWDFTERFPGHVDEYETLLTENRIWKQRTVGIGVVSPERALQLGFTGPMLRGSGIEWDLRKKQPYEVYDRLDFDIPVGTNGDTYDRYLVRIEELRQSNRIIRQCVEWLRHNPGPVMIGDHKVAPPSRKEMKDNMESLIHHFKLFSEGYVVPEGEVYATIEHPKGELGVYMISDGANKPYRVKVRGAGFAHLAAMDEMARGHMLADVVAIVGTMDIVFGEVDR, encoded by the coding sequence CGCAGCATCCGGCAGCCCATGGTGTTTTACGGTTGGTGCTGGAACTCGACGGTGAGGTGGTGCAGCGCGCCGATCCTCATATCGGTCTACTGCATCGTGGCACTGAAAAATTGTTTGAGAGTAGAACCTTTAATCAGGGCATCGGCTTCATGGATCGAATGGACTATATGTCCATGCTTTGCAATGAACATGCCTATGTTCTGGCGATTGAACGCCTCCTCGGTATTGAAGCACCCCTCCGCGCTCAATATATTCGAGTGATGTTTGATGAGATCACCCGAATTCTGAATCACCTCCTCTTCTTTGCTGCCCATGGTCTCGATATCGGGGCGATGACGATGTTCCTGTATTGCTTCCGGGAACGTGAGGATTTGCTCGATTGTTACGAGGCGGTGTCCGGGGCGCGAATTCATACCCAGTATTATCGCCCGGGTGGGGTGTATCGCGACCTGCCCGATAGCATGCCTCAGTATCAGCCGTCCAAATGGAATAGTCAGAAGGATCTTGACCGGATCAATGCCAATCGCCAGGGAACGATGCTGGACTTTCTCTGGGATTTTACCGAGCGTTTCCCCGGTCATGTCGATGAATATGAGACGCTACTTACCGAAAATCGTATCTGGAAGCAGCGTACCGTTGGTATTGGTGTGGTTAGTCCTGAGCGCGCACTTCAATTAGGATTCACTGGCCCGATGTTGCGAGGGTCGGGTATTGAGTGGGATCTGCGTAAGAAGCAGCCGTATGAGGTATATGACCGGCTTGACTTTGATATTCCCGTTGGGACGAATGGTGATACCTACGATCGGTATCTGGTGCGCATTGAAGAGCTTCGTCAATCCAATCGGATCATCCGTCAGTGTGTGGAGTGGCTGCGCCACAATCCCGGCCCGGTAATGATCGGCGATCACAAAGTGGCTCCTCCCTCACGGAAGGAGATGAAGGACAATATGGAATCCCTCATTCACCACTTTAAGCTCTTTTCCGAGGGCTATGTGGTGCCCGAGGGTGAGGTTTATGCGACTATTGAGCACCCCAAGGGGGAATTGGGCGTGTACATGATCTCGGACGGGGCCAACAAGCCCTATCGGGTCAAGGTTCGCGGTGCTGGTTTCGCACATTTGGCGGCTATGGACGAGATGGCCCGTGGTCATATGTTGGCGGATGTGGTCGCCATTGTCGGCACCATGGATATCGTGTTCGGGGAGGTCGATCGGTGA
- the nuoE gene encoding NADH:quinone oxidoreductase subunit E produces the protein MSTEPEEIVSEAVTLSAPVREEIDRWITKYPPDRKQSAVMAALRVVQDDNGGWLSRAHLEAVARYLDIPPIAVYEVATFYSMYDLEPVGRHKVCVCTNISCMLRGSDEVMAHLSQRLGIKPGETTADGRFTLREVECLGACVGAPMMQIGRQYHENLTSERIDRILDNLE, from the coding sequence GTGAGTACAGAACCCGAAGAGATCGTAAGCGAGGCGGTAACTCTATCCGCGCCAGTGCGTGAGGAGATTGACCGCTGGATTACTAAATATCCACCAGATCGCAAGCAGTCAGCGGTGATGGCGGCGTTGCGGGTGGTCCAAGATGACAATGGGGGCTGGTTGTCGCGTGCCCACCTGGAGGCAGTGGCGCGTTATTTGGATATACCGCCGATTGCCGTCTACGAGGTGGCCACTTTTTACTCGATGTATGACTTGGAACCCGTTGGTCGTCATAAAGTTTGCGTGTGTACCAATATCTCCTGCATGTTGCGGGGTTCCGATGAGGTAATGGCACACCTAAGTCAGCGGCTTGGCATCAAACCGGGTGAGACCACTGCCGATGGGCGTTTTACCCTTAGAGAAGTAGAGTGTCTCGGGGCCTGCGTTGGGGCGCCCATGATGCAGATCGGGCGGCAGTATCACGAAAATCTGACCTCCGAACGCATTGATCGGATCCTCGACAATCTGGAATAG
- the nuoF gene encoding NADH:quinone oxidoreductase subunit F, which yields MSDNCSTENDYVCLTTLHLNPPWALDSYRQVGGYQAWEKILREKTPAETIIAEIKKSVLRGRGGAGFPTGLKWTFMPRNIPGQKYIVCNSDEGEPGTCKDRDILRYNPHAIIEGMLIAGYTLGATVGYNYIRGEFWEPYERFEAALAEAHAAGLIGHNIKGSGIDFEIYTHLGAGAYICGEETALLESIEGKKGQPRFKPPFPAKYGLYGKPTTINNAESLACIPNIVRNGGHWFNVLGEPICGGTKIFCMSGHVARPGNYEISLGTPFLELLAMAGGVWKGNRLKAVIPGGSSTPVVPAEIMRRATMDYGGLMRVGSMLGSGAVIVIDETTCMVRLLARISHFYAEESCGQCTPCREGTGWLARILHRIEHGEGRLEDLDLLTDLSSKIEGRTICALGDAAAMPVASFIKHFRAEFEYHIKYKKCMV from the coding sequence ATGTCCGATAATTGCAGTACCGAGAATGATTATGTCTGTCTTACCACGCTCCATCTCAATCCCCCCTGGGCATTAGACAGCTATCGTCAGGTGGGCGGTTATCAAGCGTGGGAGAAGATTCTGCGGGAAAAGACTCCTGCGGAAACGATTATCGCGGAGATTAAGAAGAGCGTTCTACGTGGACGCGGAGGCGCCGGTTTCCCGACCGGGCTGAAATGGACCTTCATGCCGCGTAATATTCCGGGGCAGAAATACATCGTCTGTAATTCCGACGAAGGTGAACCCGGTACTTGCAAAGACCGTGATATCCTGCGCTATAACCCCCATGCCATTATTGAGGGGATGCTCATTGCCGGATATACGCTGGGCGCAACCGTTGGTTACAACTATATTCGCGGGGAGTTCTGGGAACCCTATGAGCGGTTCGAGGCTGCCCTCGCTGAGGCCCATGCCGCTGGGCTGATTGGTCACAATATCAAGGGATCCGGAATCGATTTTGAGATCTATACGCACCTAGGGGCCGGGGCCTATATCTGCGGAGAAGAGACCGCGCTCCTCGAGTCCATCGAAGGTAAAAAGGGGCAGCCGCGCTTTAAACCACCTTTTCCGGCCAAGTATGGCCTCTATGGTAAACCCACCACCATTAACAACGCCGAATCGTTGGCTTGTATACCCAACATCGTGCGCAATGGCGGGCATTGGTTTAACGTATTGGGCGAGCCAATCTGCGGTGGCACCAAGATCTTTTGTATGTCGGGTCACGTAGCGCGGCCGGGTAATTATGAGATCTCCTTGGGAACCCCTTTTCTCGAATTACTTGCCATGGCGGGTGGGGTTTGGAAGGGAAATCGACTTAAGGCGGTCATCCCCGGTGGATCGTCAACCCCTGTTGTCCCTGCCGAGATTATGAGACGGGCCACCATGGATTATGGTGGATTGATGAGAGTGGGCTCAATGTTGGGGTCGGGTGCGGTCATTGTGATCGATGAGACGACCTGTATGGTGCGACTCCTCGCCCGGATCTCCCACTTCTACGCCGAAGAATCCTGTGGTCAGTGCACCCCCTGCCGTGAAGGTACTGGTTGGCTCGCCCGCATCCTTCACCGGATCGAGCATGGCGAGGGACGGCTGGAGGATTTGGATCTCCTCACCGATCTGAGTAGCAAGATCGAAGGTCGTACCATTTGTGCCCTGGGTGATGCAGCGGCAATGCCAGTGGCGAGTTTTATCAAGCACTTCCGGGCTGAATTTGAGTACCACATTAAATACAAGAAGTGCATGGTTTGA
- a CDS encoding NADH-quinone oxidoreductase subunit G: MLNIQINGIDIQAAHGTMLIDAAQDAGIVIPRFCYHKKLSTAASCRMCLVEIEKVAKAMPACATPVAEGMKVYTNSPKALSAQRGVMEFLLINHPLDCPICDQGGECPLQDAAVGFGAGISRYSLGKRVLPDSDLGPLVATDMTRCIHCTRCLRFSREIAGVMDLGAICRGEHMAISTYVGYTLTSELAGNLIDLCPVGALTSKPARFSARSWELQAHPAIGPHDSFGSHLRVDVRGGRVMRVVARECEEINETWLSDRDRFSYQGLYSVDRLKAPRIREAGVWREVSWPVALEFVAKGLDRVRTAHGPAALGALVAPAATLEEGYLVQKLMRIMGSPNVDQRLRQVDFSDQDRDPAFPWLGCSISDLEAKDALLVVGSRLRKEHPLVNHRLRKAVYQGAHAMFLDAVARDYNYAPSAVMVAPPSMWERELLAVAKAAQAITGRSVSSDLVVLWKGIEPGVSHQITADYLTQSSSAVVLLGNLAQAHPRFAALRALAGVVAELTGATVGYLPEGAGTVGTWLAGCVPHRGPGGKPAASVGQDWRTMVTGGVKGLVVLGAELDRDCADPAAALKGLKKADFVVSLSPWTSPAQESYAHAILPVAPYAETSGTYVNLEGRWQSFQGVVPPLGETRPAWKVLRVLGNLLNLSGFDYFSSDQVLAEAREVIGVVTPDNVIPWQPLQGGSVAQKGLERIGEVPIYSGDALVRRATALQATVDGCVPVAIRIHSATLAQAGFTGATVITVRQGEGEVDLPVMVDDRIAEGCISIAASVAETAVLGPTFGIVELIPAAMAQRVAV; this comes from the coding sequence ATGTTGAACATCCAGATCAACGGTATTGATATCCAGGCAGCGCATGGAACCATGCTCATTGATGCTGCCCAGGATGCCGGGATTGTTATCCCGCGCTTCTGTTATCACAAGAAGCTGTCTACCGCCGCCAGTTGTCGGATGTGCCTGGTGGAAATAGAGAAGGTGGCCAAAGCGATGCCGGCTTGCGCCACCCCGGTGGCGGAGGGGATGAAGGTCTATACGAATTCTCCGAAGGCACTCAGCGCTCAGCGTGGGGTAATGGAATTCCTGCTGATCAATCATCCCTTGGACTGTCCGATCTGCGATCAGGGAGGAGAGTGCCCGTTGCAGGATGCTGCCGTGGGCTTTGGTGCTGGTATTTCCCGCTACAGCCTCGGCAAGCGTGTGTTGCCCGATTCGGACCTTGGACCATTGGTCGCGACCGACATGACCCGCTGCATCCACTGTACCCGTTGCCTGCGTTTCAGCAGAGAGATCGCGGGGGTGATGGATCTGGGTGCGATCTGTCGTGGTGAGCACATGGCGATCTCCACCTACGTCGGGTACACCCTAACTTCGGAACTCGCCGGTAACCTCATCGACCTGTGCCCGGTGGGAGCACTTACCTCTAAACCTGCCCGTTTTAGTGCACGCTCTTGGGAACTCCAGGCGCATCCTGCTATCGGTCCTCACGATTCCTTTGGCTCCCACCTGCGGGTGGATGTGCGCGGGGGGCGGGTGATGCGTGTGGTCGCCCGGGAGTGCGAGGAGATCAACGAGACTTGGCTCTCCGACCGAGATCGTTTTAGCTATCAGGGCCTCTACAGTGTCGACCGTCTCAAGGCCCCTCGTATTCGTGAGGCTGGGGTCTGGCGCGAGGTTAGCTGGCCGGTTGCGTTGGAATTTGTTGCAAAGGGTCTGGATCGGGTGCGAACTGCCCACGGCCCTGCCGCCCTAGGTGCCCTGGTGGCCCCCGCAGCTACCTTGGAGGAAGGGTATCTAGTCCAAAAGTTGATGCGGATTATGGGAAGTCCCAATGTGGACCAACGTCTGCGTCAGGTCGATTTCTCGGATCAGGATCGTGACCCGGCGTTCCCCTGGCTCGGCTGTTCCATCTCCGACTTAGAAGCGAAAGACGCCCTCCTGGTGGTGGGCTCTCGTCTGCGTAAGGAACATCCCCTGGTCAATCATCGTCTGCGTAAGGCGGTGTATCAGGGGGCTCATGCGATGTTCTTGGACGCAGTGGCTCGTGATTATAACTATGCACCGAGTGCCGTTATGGTCGCCCCTCCCAGCATGTGGGAGCGTGAGTTGCTAGCGGTCGCTAAAGCCGCGCAGGCCATCACCGGGCGGAGTGTGTCCTCGGACCTGGTGGTCCTGTGGAAAGGCATCGAGCCGGGGGTGTCTCACCAGATTACCGCCGATTACCTGACCCAATCCTCGTCTGCCGTAGTATTACTCGGCAACTTGGCGCAGGCGCACCCGCGTTTTGCTGCCTTGCGGGCACTGGCTGGGGTAGTGGCGGAATTAACTGGAGCTACCGTGGGTTATCTGCCCGAAGGGGCGGGGACAGTGGGTACCTGGTTGGCTGGTTGCGTCCCACATCGTGGACCGGGCGGAAAGCCTGCGGCGTCTGTGGGGCAAGATTGGCGCACCATGGTAACGGGAGGGGTGAAGGGTCTCGTGGTTTTGGGGGCTGAACTCGACCGCGATTGTGCCGACCCGGCTGCCGCCCTGAAGGGTCTGAAGAAGGCCGATTTTGTGGTGAGTCTCTCTCCGTGGACCAGCCCCGCCCAGGAAAGCTACGCCCATGCCATTCTGCCGGTGGCCCCCTACGCCGAGACTTCTGGTACCTACGTCAACCTCGAAGGGCGTTGGCAGAGTTTCCAGGGTGTCGTCCCTCCGCTGGGAGAGACTCGACCGGCCTGGAAGGTCTTACGGGTGTTGGGTAATCTCCTCAACCTGAGTGGCTTCGATTATTTCTCGTCGGACCAGGTGCTAGCCGAGGCGCGTGAGGTCATCGGTGTGGTTACCCCCGATAACGTTATACCTTGGCAACCACTTCAGGGGGGCAGTGTGGCCCAGAAAGGTCTGGAGCGAATTGGGGAGGTCCCCATCTACTCGGGAGATGCCCTGGTGCGCCGTGCGACTGCTCTGCAAGCTACTGTGGACGGTTGTGTACCCGTTGCGATTCGTATTCATTCCGCCACCTTGGCACAAGCTGGATTCACCGGTGCTACGGTAATTACCGTGCGCCAAGGAGAAGGAGAAGTGGATCTGCCAGTGATGGTGGACGACCGAATTGCCGAAGGTTGTATTTCGATAGCTGCATCCGTGGCGGAAACCGCTGTTTTGGGACCGACCTTCGGGATAGTAGAGCTAATACCTGCAGCGATGGCCCAGCGGGTTGCCGTTTAG
- the nuoH gene encoding NADH-quinone oxidoreductase subunit H has product MSELVLVVWSIIKILAVMMPLLAAVAWLPYAERKIIGYMQIRIGPNRVGPRGWLQPIADALKLMFKEIIIPTGANKFLFVFAPILAIAPALAAWAVIPFSDGLVITNINAALLYILALSSTGVYGIIIAGWASNSKYAFLGAMRSAAQMVSYEIAMGFALVGVVMGANSLNLGDIVNAQKGGILNWFFVPMFPLFVIYFLAAVAETNRAPFDVAEGESEIVAGFHVDYSGMAFAVFFLAEYANMILVSVLASLMFLGGWLSPFEGVPVIGEPSFLWLLFKVSFFLLLYLWLRATFPRYRYDQVMRLGWKVFIPITIVWIMLIGVMVVEGWAWWNV; this is encoded by the coding sequence ATGTCCGAACTTGTCCTAGTGGTTTGGTCCATCATTAAGATATTGGCAGTGATGATGCCATTATTGGCTGCGGTGGCGTGGTTGCCCTATGCCGAGCGTAAGATCATCGGTTACATGCAGATCCGCATTGGACCCAACCGGGTCGGTCCGCGCGGGTGGTTGCAGCCGATTGCCGATGCGCTGAAATTGATGTTCAAGGAGATCATCATCCCTACGGGGGCCAATAAGTTTCTGTTCGTGTTTGCGCCAATACTGGCAATTGCCCCGGCATTGGCGGCGTGGGCGGTGATTCCCTTCTCGGATGGCCTGGTAATTACCAACATCAATGCGGCTTTGCTCTACATCCTGGCCCTGAGCTCAACCGGTGTGTACGGCATCATCATTGCCGGTTGGGCCTCCAATTCGAAGTACGCCTTTCTGGGGGCGATGCGTTCGGCAGCCCAGATGGTGTCTTATGAGATTGCGATGGGTTTTGCCCTGGTGGGAGTGGTCATGGGGGCGAATAGTCTGAACCTCGGGGATATCGTCAACGCTCAGAAAGGCGGGATCTTAAATTGGTTTTTTGTGCCGATGTTCCCGTTGTTTGTGATCTATTTCCTCGCGGCGGTTGCAGAGACCAATCGTGCCCCGTTCGACGTGGCAGAGGGAGAGTCAGAGATTGTCGCAGGATTCCATGTAGACTATTCGGGAATGGCCTTCGCGGTGTTTTTCTTGGCAGAATATGCCAATATGATCCTCGTCTCCGTCTTGGCGTCTTTGATGTTTCTGGGAGGGTGGTTGTCTCCCTTCGAAGGAGTGCCCGTCATCGGAGAACCAAGTTTCTTGTGGCTGTTGTTTAAGGTTTCATTCTTCCTATTGCTCTACCTGTGGCTGCGCGCTACCTTTCCCCGCTATCGTTACGATCAGGTGATGCGTTTGGGATGGAAAGTGTTCATTCCGATCACCATCGTGTGGATTATGTTGATTGGGGTGATGGTAGTCGAGGGATGGGCGTGGTGGAATGTATAG
- the nuoI gene encoding NADH-quinone oxidoreductase subunit I 2: protein MLNTIARYLKSLFLLELLAGLGVTGKYLFGRKITVQYPESRTPLSPRFRALHAQRRYPNGEERCIACKLCEAVCPALAITIESEQRADGSRRTARYEIDLFKCIYCGFCEESCPVDAIVETAEFECALEHFNERILTKPQLLARGDRLEAQIAADRAADARYR from the coding sequence ATGCTCAATACGATTGCCCGCTACCTAAAGAGCCTGTTCCTGTTGGAACTGTTGGCCGGATTGGGTGTGACCGGAAAATATTTATTCGGCCGCAAGATTACGGTCCAATATCCAGAGTCTCGGACGCCGCTGTCACCGCGTTTTCGCGCATTACATGCTCAGCGCCGTTACCCTAATGGGGAAGAGCGTTGTATCGCCTGTAAGCTGTGCGAGGCGGTGTGCCCGGCACTTGCGATTACGATTGAATCCGAGCAACGCGCGGATGGTAGTCGGCGGACCGCCCGTTATGAGATTGATCTGTTCAAGTGCATATATTGCGGCTTCTGCGAAGAATCCTGCCCAGTGGATGCCATTGTGGAAACCGCAGAATTTGAATGTGCCCTCGAACACTTTAACGAGCGTATTTTGACCAAGCCCCAGTTGCTTGCCCGAGGGGACCGTCTCGAGGCTCAGATTGCGGCAGACCGGGCTGCGGATGCACGTTATCGTTGA
- the nuoJ gene encoding NADH-quinone oxidoreductase subunit J has product MESFIFYLFSAILLMSATAVITVRNSVRSALFLVLAFFTSAGLWILLEAEFLAITLVVVYVGAVMVLFLFVVMMIDVNFAPLREGFAKYLPFGMLVAGIMAVEMLVVLGSGYFGLEHFSAPNPHPAEYSNTAELGALIYTDYVYPFEIAAVILLVAIIAAIALTLRRRPGTKHQDPAQQVSVRRSDRVRLVKMSAVERAPLP; this is encoded by the coding sequence ATGGAATCATTCATCTTTTACCTGTTTTCGGCGATCCTACTGATGTCTGCTACTGCAGTCATCACGGTGCGCAATTCGGTGCGCTCGGCGTTGTTTCTGGTGCTGGCCTTTTTTACCAGCGCAGGGTTATGGATACTGTTAGAAGCTGAGTTTTTGGCCATCACCCTGGTCGTGGTGTACGTGGGCGCGGTAATGGTGCTGTTCCTCTTTGTAGTGATGATGATAGATGTAAATTTTGCACCGCTGCGCGAAGGCTTTGCCAAGTATCTTCCGTTCGGGATGCTGGTGGCGGGAATTATGGCAGTGGAGATGTTGGTGGTGCTGGGGTCAGGATACTTTGGCCTGGAGCATTTTTCTGCTCCGAACCCTCATCCTGCGGAGTACAGTAATACCGCCGAATTGGGTGCGTTGATCTATACCGATTACGTCTACCCCTTCGAGATCGCTGCAGTAATTTTGTTGGTAGCGATTATTGCGGCCATTGCATTGACCCTGCGGCGGCGTCCAGGGACGAAGCACCAGGATCCTGCCCAACAGGTTTCGGTACGTCGTAGCGACCGGGTGCGTCTCGTGAAGATGTCTGCTGTGGAGCGTGCCCCTCTACCTTAA
- the nuoK gene encoding NADH-quinone oxidoreductase subunit K yields MISLSHFLILGALLFCLSVAGIFLNRKNVIILLMSIELMLLAVNMNFVAFSHYLGNAAGQIFVFFILTVAAAESAIGLAILVVLFRNRNTINVDDLDSLNG; encoded by the coding sequence ATGATCTCACTGTCGCATTTCCTCATTTTGGGTGCCCTGTTGTTTTGTTTGAGTGTTGCAGGGATATTCCTGAATCGCAAGAACGTGATTATCTTGCTCATGTCGATTGAGCTGATGTTGCTTGCAGTCAATATGAATTTCGTAGCGTTTTCGCATTATCTGGGGAATGCTGCGGGCCAGATATTCGTTTTCTTTATTCTTACCGTTGCAGCCGCCGAGTCCGCAATCGGGCTGGCGATTCTGGTGGTGCTGTTCCGTAATCGGAACACCATCAATGTCGATGATCTGGACTCACTGAATGGATAA
- the nuoL gene encoding NADH-quinone oxidoreductase subunit L: MDNPVNMQSVYLTIVLAPLLGSLAAGLFGWKIGRAGSHWATILGVVISFLLSLVVFKHLVIDGAAPFDGAIYTWLASGSGLHLEVGFRVDELTAVMLVVVTFVSLMVHVYTIGYMHDDPGYTRFFSYIALFTFAMLMLVMANNFLQLFFGWEGVGVVSYLLIGFWFNRESAIYASLKAFLVNRAGDFGFALGIAAIYRYCGSVDYETVFRKIPGLVGQTVSLWPGNEWSVITLICILLFIGAMSKSAQVPLHVWLPDSMEGPTPISALIHAATMVTAGIFMVARMSPIFEYSETALSVILVIGSITAFFMGLLGLVQNDIKRVVAYSTLSQLGYMTVALGASAYAAGIFHLMTHAFFKALLFLGAGSVIIAMHHDQDIRHMGGLRKYMPITYWTGLVGSLALIGFPGFAGFFSKDAIISAVEVSKLPGASIAYAAVLSGVFITALYSFRMFFLVFHGRERMDHHTREHLHETPAVVTAPLVALAVPSVIAGAMFVGPMLFEHPGLFKHSIFVLPQHDVLGEMAHHWHGPVTFVIHSLTSPVLWLAIAGLVLAYVLFILRPNIPDLVVARTGMIYRILLEKYGFDRFYEFFFAGGGEVVWPVPVADGRCRVD, translated from the coding sequence ATGGATAACCCGGTTAACATGCAGAGCGTCTATCTCACCATCGTCCTGGCTCCCCTGCTGGGCTCCCTCGCCGCTGGTCTATTCGGTTGGAAGATTGGCCGTGCCGGTTCCCATTGGGCCACTATCCTCGGGGTGGTCATCTCATTCCTGCTGTCGCTGGTCGTCTTTAAGCATCTGGTTATAGATGGTGCTGCTCCCTTTGACGGTGCTATTTATACCTGGTTGGCGAGTGGTAGTGGTCTGCACCTGGAAGTAGGATTCCGGGTAGATGAATTGACCGCCGTGATGTTGGTGGTGGTAACTTTCGTCTCGCTGATGGTCCATGTCTATACCATTGGTTACATGCACGACGACCCGGGCTATACCCGCTTCTTCAGCTACATCGCGCTGTTCACCTTCGCGATGCTGATGTTGGTGATGGCCAATAATTTCCTTCAACTCTTCTTTGGGTGGGAGGGCGTGGGTGTGGTTTCGTACCTCCTCATCGGTTTCTGGTTTAACCGTGAGAGTGCGATCTACGCCAGCCTTAAGGCATTTCTGGTCAACCGAGCTGGTGACTTTGGTTTTGCCCTGGGAATTGCCGCGATCTATCGATATTGCGGGTCAGTCGATTATGAGACGGTCTTTCGCAAGATTCCGGGTTTGGTGGGGCAAACGGTGTCACTGTGGCCGGGAAATGAATGGTCGGTTATCACCCTGATCTGTATCCTGCTGTTCATCGGGGCAATGAGTAAATCGGCGCAGGTGCCATTGCATGTGTGGTTGCCAGATTCCATGGAAGGTCCTACCCCGATCTCCGCCCTGATCCACGCAGCGACCATGGTTACCGCTGGTATATTCATGGTGGCGCGGATGTCGCCAATCTTTGAATACTCGGAGACGGCCCTTTCCGTAATCCTAGTCATCGGGTCCATCACCGCCTTCTTTATGGGGCTGCTGGGTCTGGTCCAGAACGATATTAAGCGGGTGGTCGCTTATTCCACGCTGTCTCAACTGGGATACATGACGGTCGCCCTCGGGGCCTCTGCCTATGCGGCGGGTATTTTCCACCTGATGACCCACGCCTTCTTTAAGGCGTTGTTGTTCCTTGGTGCGGGTTCAGTGATTATCGCCATGCATCACGACCAAGACATTCGTCATATGGGGGGGCTGCGTAAATACATGCCCATTACCTATTGGACCGGTTTGGTTGGGTCGCTGGCTTTGATTGGATTCCCAGGATTTGCTGGATTCTTCTCCAAAGACGCGATCATTTCCGCCGTAGAGGTATCCAAGCTTCCGGGCGCAAGTATCGCCTATGCCGCTGTCCTCTCGGGAGTATTTATCACGGCGTTGTATAGTTTCCGTATGTTCTTCCTGGTCTTCCACGGTCGGGAACGTATGGACCACCACACCCGTGAACATCTCCACGAAACACCGGCGGTGGTCACTGCGCCGTTGGTTGCATTGGCGGTTCCCTCGGTAATTGCCGGAGCTATGTTTGTTGGTCCGATGCTCTTTGAACATCCTGGTCTGTTCAAACATTCCATCTTCGTGCTTCCGCAACACGATGTATTGGGCGAAATGGCCCATCATTGGCACGGACCCGTTACCTTTGTGATTCACAGCCTGACGAGTCCGGTGCTCTGGCTCGCCATTGCAGGTTTGGTACTGGCTTATGTGTTGTTCATCCTACGTCCCAACATTCCTGATTTGGTTGTGGCACGGACTGGGATGATCTACCGCATTCTGCTGGAGAAATATGGCTTCGACCGCTTCTACGAGTTTTTCTTCGCAGGGGGGGGGGAGGTTGTTTGGCCGGTTCCTGTGGCAGACGGGCGATGTCGCGTTGATTGA